In a genomic window of Rubidibacter lacunae KORDI 51-2:
- the mltA gene encoding murein transglycosylase A, whose product MAILLALAPMPIGATSSPLAAEPLPLQPVANQRLTDDLGRDDRIPSDRAALLLAIDRSLGYLDTPASVAAYQDYPVPGITRARVRRSLVRFRQLVQQTSSPEELQAAVRREFVFYRAAGSDGQGTVAFTGYYEPVFAASRTRTADYRYPLYRRPADFEQWQSPHPARADLEGRHGTGAGSPLAGSELAWLRDRLEAFLVHVQGSATLRFPDGSSTSITYHGKTDRPYASIGKELVADGHLTRDELSLPAVLAHFRSRPADLSRYLPRNESFVFFQEAPAASPLGTLSVPVTADRSIATDKSLMPPGALALIHTQIPDFDATGALMTPTVSRYVLDQDTGSAIRGAGRVDIFLGRGTAAGARAGEIDWTGELYYLIVSE is encoded by the coding sequence ATCGCCATCCTATTAGCGCTCGCGCCGATGCCGATCGGGGCAACATCATCCCCCCTGGCGGCAGAGCCTTTACCGCTACAACCGGTTGCCAACCAAAGGTTGACCGACGACCTCGGTCGCGATGACCGCATTCCCAGCGATCGCGCCGCGCTGTTGCTGGCGATCGATCGCAGCTTGGGCTATCTCGATACGCCAGCTTCCGTGGCGGCTTACCAAGATTATCCAGTCCCCGGCATTACCCGCGCGCGCGTGCGGAGATCGCTCGTACGCTTCCGACAACTCGTGCAGCAGACGAGCTCTCCAGAAGAACTCCAAGCCGCTGTCCGGCGAGAATTCGTTTTCTATCGCGCGGCCGGCAGCGACGGGCAGGGCACGGTCGCTTTCACCGGCTATTACGAGCCGGTTTTCGCCGCCAGCCGCACGCGTACCGCAGACTATCGCTACCCGCTATACCGACGACCGGCGGATTTCGAGCAGTGGCAATCGCCGCACCCCGCGCGCGCCGATCTCGAGGGACGGCATGGCACCGGCGCGGGCAGCCCGCTGGCCGGCAGCGAACTGGCGTGGTTGCGCGATCGCCTTGAAGCATTCCTCGTTCACGTTCAAGGCTCGGCAACGCTGCGTTTCCCCGACGGCAGCAGCACTAGCATTACCTACCACGGCAAAACCGATCGCCCCTACGCCAGCATCGGCAAAGAACTCGTGGCCGACGGGCACTTGACGCGCGACGAACTCAGCCTGCCCGCCGTGCTCGCCCATTTTCGCAGTCGTCCCGCCGACCTATCGCGCTATCTGCCGCGCAACGAAAGCTTCGTTTTCTTCCAGGAAGCACCAGCTGCCAGTCCCCTCGGCACGCTCAGCGTCCCGGTCACAGCCGATCGCTCGATTGCAACTGACAAATCCCTCATGCCGCCCGGCGCGCTGGCTCTTATTCACACCCAAATTCCAGATTTCGACGCAACCGGTGCTCTCATGACACCAACAGTCAGCCGCTACGTTCTCGACCAAGATACGGGGAGTGCTATTCGCGGGGCAGGGCGGGTAGACATTTTCCTCGGCAGGGGCACCGCAGCTGGCGCGCGCGCTGGTGAGATCGACTGGACGGGCGAATTGTACTATTTGATCGTGAGTGAATAA
- the purM gene encoding phosphoribosylformylglycinamidine cyclo-ligase, whose protein sequence is MDYRQAGVDIAAGRAFVAQIGQLVASTRRPEVLGDLGGFGGCFRLPSGYADPVLVAGTDGVGTKLAIAHACNCHDTVGVDLVAMCVNDVLAMGAEPLFFLDYLATGKLLPAQLASVVAGIAAGCRESGCALLGGETAEMPGFYGAGQYDLAGFCVGIAERSQLLDGSRVAIGDVAIALASSGLHSNGFSLARKIAADGGWVWDDRLPELGDRALGEVFLTPTRLYVQSILALQASGVDVRGLAHITGGGLPENLPRCLGAEQALQIDVHSWDVPPVFQWLAAAGGVAPADMFSTFNMGVGFAALVSPEDVELALGLLRDCGQTAWPLGTVVAGKGNVLGLPNA, encoded by the coding sequence ATGGATTATCGGCAAGCTGGGGTTGATATCGCTGCGGGGCGCGCGTTTGTGGCGCAAATCGGGCAGCTCGTAGCGAGCACGCGCCGACCCGAAGTGCTGGGAGATTTAGGTGGCTTCGGCGGTTGCTTTCGCTTGCCGAGCGGCTATGCAGACCCGGTACTCGTAGCCGGCACCGACGGTGTGGGCACGAAATTAGCCATCGCCCATGCCTGCAATTGTCACGACACGGTAGGCGTGGATTTAGTTGCCATGTGCGTCAATGATGTCTTGGCAATGGGCGCGGAGCCGCTATTTTTCCTGGACTATCTGGCAACAGGTAAATTGTTGCCCGCTCAGCTGGCAAGCGTCGTGGCCGGGATTGCCGCTGGCTGCCGGGAAAGCGGTTGCGCGCTGTTGGGCGGGGAGACAGCTGAGATGCCCGGCTTTTACGGTGCGGGACAATACGATCTGGCGGGATTTTGCGTCGGTATTGCCGAGCGCTCGCAGTTGCTCGATGGCAGCCGCGTGGCTATTGGCGATGTCGCGATCGCTTTGGCTAGCAGCGGGCTGCATAGTAATGGGTTCAGTTTGGCACGCAAAATTGCAGCCGACGGCGGCTGGGTTTGGGACGACCGCCTACCGGAACTAGGCGATCGCGCGCTCGGCGAGGTGTTCTTGACGCCAACGCGGCTGTACGTGCAGTCAATCCTAGCTTTGCAGGCCTCAGGAGTCGACGTGCGCGGGCTGGCGCACATTACGGGTGGTGGATTGCCGGAAAACTTGCCCCGCTGTCTCGGAGCAGAGCAGGCGCTACAAATCGATGTGCATAGCTGGGACGTACCGCCCGTTTTCCAGTGGCTGGCGGCGGCCGGTGGCGTTGCGCCCGCGGACATGTTCTCGACGTTCAACATGGGGGTTGGGTTCGCCGCCCTCGTGTCCCCGGAGGACGTGGAGCTCGCCCTCGGGCTGTTGCGCGACTGCGGGCAGACTGCCTGGCCGCTCGGCACGGTTGTGGCCGGAAAAGGAAACGTGCTAGGGCTGCCGAATGCATAA
- a CDS encoding potassium channel family protein codes for MRSLKFLNSLRQSTQQFAVIGLGRFGRAVCEELHNMGYEVLGSDRDERLVAQVLTDKIVSRAIQIDSTEPSALQEGGIFEFDVAIVAIGNYVQESIITTLNVKEGGVPSVVAKASSDIHGKLLRRVGADHVVYPERDAGRELAYSLTKPAILERFDLDPEHSIVEVRVPEQFDNQTLADLELRNRYGLNVIAIGEGETFEINPLPNYRLASGAAMVVIGANKDILRLPFGTVPLSSEISRSSKDIY; via the coding sequence ATGCGGTCGCTGAAGTTTCTGAATAGCCTGCGTCAGAGCACCCAGCAGTTCGCCGTGATTGGATTGGGACGCTTCGGCCGAGCCGTTTGCGAGGAACTACACAATATGGGTTACGAGGTCCTCGGTAGCGATCGCGACGAACGTTTAGTTGCCCAAGTGCTTACGGATAAAATCGTGTCGCGAGCAATCCAAATCGACTCCACAGAACCGTCCGCCCTACAGGAGGGGGGGATATTCGAGTTTGACGTTGCGATCGTGGCAATCGGCAACTACGTCCAGGAAAGCATCATCACGACCTTAAACGTAAAAGAAGGCGGCGTTCCAAGTGTAGTCGCGAAGGCCTCTTCGGACATTCACGGCAAGCTACTGCGACGCGTTGGTGCCGACCACGTCGTGTATCCCGAACGCGATGCCGGCCGCGAACTGGCTTACTCCCTCACGAAACCGGCGATTCTCGAGCGCTTCGACCTCGATCCCGAACACAGCATTGTCGAGGTGCGGGTGCCGGAGCAATTCGACAACCAAACCCTCGCCGACCTCGAGCTGCGCAATCGCTACGGTCTAAATGTTATTGCGATTGGCGAGGGCGAAACCTTCGAGATCAACCCCCTGCCGAATTACCGCCTTGCCTCTGGAGCAGCAATGGTTGTTATCGGGGCGAACAAAGACATCCTGCGCCTGCCATTTGGAACGGTCCCGCTTAGCAGTGAGATCTCGCGCAGCAGTAAAGACATCTATTGA
- a CDS encoding septal ring lytic transglycosylase RlpA family protein, producing MFQSPLAVAVLAATLGTSSFGMVAPALAGREPAVETALANSAALTSVFEHPHEDTSAATLYVRQIPVLTFVNTGDSSGSDPSSPVKLAGERANAVAARVQQLGEDFDAGALVVRWEREDDTYRILAGDEELVRLSDREILPDTTGDRAQDALQATNRLRRLLGGAEPLTAVAGRPRPETVQVAQAVRKQLQGVASWYGPGFHGRPTASGERFNSNDLTAAHRSLPFGTKVRVTNTRNGQSVIVRINDRGPFTGGRVIDLSAAAAREIGLVNSGIGPVRIDVLGR from the coding sequence ATGTTTCAGAGTCCTCTCGCGGTTGCCGTACTGGCAGCGACCCTAGGAACCTCCAGTTTTGGTATGGTTGCGCCAGCTCTGGCCGGCCGCGAACCGGCGGTTGAGACCGCTTTGGCAAATTCTGCGGCACTGACCAGTGTATTCGAGCATCCTCATGAGGACACCTCGGCCGCAACGCTCTACGTTCGCCAAATCCCAGTTCTGACTTTCGTAAACACTGGAGATTCGAGCGGGTCCGACCCGAGTTCGCCGGTGAAACTGGCTGGCGAACGAGCCAATGCCGTTGCGGCGCGCGTTCAGCAGCTGGGGGAAGACTTTGATGCCGGCGCGCTGGTGGTGCGCTGGGAGCGCGAAGACGACACCTACCGAATTCTGGCGGGCGATGAAGAGTTGGTTCGCCTCAGCGACCGGGAGATCTTGCCAGACACTACCGGCGATCGCGCGCAGGATGCACTCCAGGCAACCAATCGCCTGCGTCGTCTGTTAGGTGGTGCAGAGCCGCTGACCGCTGTGGCCGGCCGCCCCCGACCGGAAACGGTCCAAGTTGCCCAAGCCGTTCGCAAGCAATTGCAAGGCGTTGCCTCTTGGTATGGTCCAGGATTTCACGGGCGACCCACTGCTAGCGGCGAACGATTTAACTCCAACGACTTGACCGCAGCTCATCGCTCGTTGCCATTCGGGACGAAAGTTCGGGTAACAAATACGCGCAACGGTCAGTCGGTGATCGTCAGAATCAACGATCGTGGACCATTTACGGGCGGACGTGTCATCGATCTCTCGGCAGCAGCGGCTCGCGAGATCGGACTGGTCAATAGCGGCATTGGCCCGGTCCGGATTGATGTTCTCGGTCGCTAA
- the dcd gene encoding dCTP deaminase, with protein MIKNDAWIARMADRGMIAPFEPQQVRQVEDLPVISYGLGSFGYDIRLSSREFRIFKHVPGRVVDPKNFNPENLEPTQLYEDTSGSYFILPAHSYGLGVARECLTIPDNITVICIGKSTYARCGIIANLTPAEAAWRGHLTLEFSNSSSADCRIYANEGIVQLIFLEGEPCQVSYATRRGKYQGQPQAVTLARV; from the coding sequence TTGATTAAAAACGATGCTTGGATTGCTCGCATGGCCGATCGGGGCATGATCGCTCCGTTCGAGCCACAGCAGGTTCGTCAGGTTGAGGATCTGCCGGTCATCTCCTACGGCTTGGGCAGTTTCGGGTACGACATTCGCCTGTCTTCGAGGGAATTTCGTATTTTCAAACACGTTCCAGGCAGAGTTGTCGATCCGAAGAATTTTAATCCGGAGAATCTAGAGCCCACCCAGCTTTACGAAGATACTAGCGGCAGCTACTTTATCCTGCCCGCTCATTCTTACGGCTTGGGCGTTGCGCGAGAATGCCTGACCATTCCGGATAACATCACGGTAATCTGTATTGGCAAAAGCACTTACGCGCGTTGTGGCATCATTGCCAACCTCACGCCCGCTGAGGCTGCCTGGCGCGGGCACCTGACGCTAGAGTTTTCAAACTCGTCGAGTGCCGATTGCCGAATTTATGCCAATGAGGGGATCGTACAGCTGATTTTCCTGGAAGGCGAGCCGTGCCAAGTCAGTTACGCGACGCGACGTGGCAAGTACCAAGGCCAACCGCAGGCAGTCACGCTCGCTCGCGTGTGA
- the menB gene encoding 1,4-dihydroxy-2-naphthoyl-CoA synthase gives MSVEWQPVRTYEDIQYHKAGGIAKIAIARPHKRNAFRPRTVVELFDAFADAREDPQIGVVLLTGVGPHTDGKYAFCAGGDQSVRGTAGYLDEAGVPRLNVLDLQRAIRSLPKVTIALVAGYAIGGGHVLHLLCDLTIAADNAIFGQTGPKVGSFDGGFGASYLARVVGHKKAREIWFLCRQYNAQQALEMGLVNCVVPVADLEAEGVRWANEILEKSPTAIRCLKAAFNADCDGQAGLQELAGNATMLYYMTEEGTEGKQAFLEKRSPDFRQYPWRP, from the coding sequence ATGTCCGTTGAGTGGCAACCCGTCAGAACCTACGAGGATATCCAGTACCACAAAGCTGGAGGAATTGCCAAAATTGCGATCGCCCGACCGCACAAGCGCAATGCCTTTCGCCCGCGGACGGTGGTCGAACTGTTTGATGCTTTTGCGGACGCTCGCGAGGATCCGCAGATTGGTGTCGTGCTGCTGACCGGCGTCGGACCGCATACGGATGGGAAATATGCCTTCTGTGCGGGTGGCGATCAAAGCGTGCGCGGGACGGCGGGATACCTCGACGAAGCCGGCGTACCGCGCCTGAACGTTTTAGATTTGCAGCGGGCGATTCGCTCGTTACCGAAGGTTACCATTGCCCTCGTCGCAGGCTATGCCATTGGCGGCGGTCACGTGCTGCACCTGCTGTGCGACCTGACCATTGCGGCGGACAACGCCATTTTTGGACAAACGGGTCCGAAGGTTGGCAGTTTCGACGGAGGTTTTGGCGCGAGTTACTTGGCGCGCGTGGTCGGGCATAAGAAGGCACGGGAGATTTGGTTCCTCTGCCGCCAGTACAACGCTCAGCAGGCGCTGGAGATGGGTTTGGTTAACTGCGTTGTCCCAGTAGCGGACCTCGAAGCCGAGGGCGTACGGTGGGCGAATGAAATTCTGGAAAAAAGCCCGACTGCAATTCGCTGTTTGAAGGCAGCCTTCAATGCAGATTGTGACGGGCAAGCGGGTTTGCAGGAGTTAGCCGGCAATGCCACAATGCTCTACTACATGACTGAAGAGGGCACTGAAGGCAAGCAAGCCTTCCTGGAAAAGCGATCGCCCGATTTTCGCCAGTATCCGTGGCGGCCGTAA
- a CDS encoding NYN domain-containing protein — MVSQSINGELNGEIARETGETNETRSLLDTILQAAGQNDRSELQTYLRANLERVYTLPAPVLRADLSALLAEGNTATGMKALYEFGSAMRDLEVGDAAVNLAVAIAAYDTLLEDFGQTQLKQGWEIVADARALACERQARLNDAAAVEQRLLDLDDAIAQVRGQLATLQTRELALESRYSRESREVGTPPTRRERVFNTAILYDIENLTKGYNYGPDLLENLSLSAIYNAVLQSDRVGDVAIQRAYANWSDGRLRKLQTEIVSLGIDPIQIFGFGRGPSKNAADIQLAIDAMEIAFSRPSVTVFVIVSGDGAFASLAKKLHELGKTAIACAYETQKSRVLESVCDAFIPLSDPEDVLVTRSYTSQPLSPEAIAARAALVDQIRAALPHLSNDVRLKLGGLVLPQVRQFLASDIATFDELYERYRQLNPDAKLTSLIASACEGTEFDLDPSHPAKLVLSDDYDSDDSPRTVHSEESYRQILMSGYKRYKLEAPGRVRAIASALAEHSIQHEVLEEAARRLARHLSNGELDIGLQAIRMTLLAFLSADCFEVELKTGMPLSWTCTLKPSLRDCDLLLEQLRAGVRSRLSEALLEYDEEPDINLFNVLLP; from the coding sequence ATGGTTTCCCAGAGCATAAACGGCGAGCTAAACGGCGAGATAGCTCGAGAAACAGGCGAAACGAACGAAACGCGAAGCTTGCTCGATACAATTTTGCAAGCTGCCGGACAAAACGACCGCTCGGAGTTGCAAACCTACCTGCGTGCCAATCTGGAGCGCGTCTACACGCTGCCTGCACCGGTGTTGCGTGCCGACCTCAGCGCGCTTCTAGCCGAGGGCAACACCGCGACCGGCATGAAGGCACTCTATGAATTTGGCAGTGCCATGCGCGACCTCGAAGTGGGCGATGCTGCCGTCAACCTTGCCGTCGCGATCGCGGCGTACGATACGCTGCTCGAAGACTTCGGGCAAACGCAGCTTAAGCAAGGGTGGGAGATCGTCGCCGACGCCCGCGCTTTGGCGTGCGAACGCCAAGCGCGCCTCAACGATGCCGCTGCCGTCGAGCAACGTTTGCTAGATCTCGACGACGCGATTGCCCAAGTTCGCGGGCAACTGGCAACGCTCCAGACGCGCGAACTGGCCCTTGAGTCGCGCTATTCCCGCGAATCCCGCGAGGTAGGAACGCCTCCTACACGGCGCGAGCGCGTCTTTAACACAGCAATTCTCTACGACATCGAGAATCTCACCAAAGGCTACAACTACGGCCCCGATCTGCTCGAAAACCTATCGCTATCGGCCATTTACAATGCTGTTTTGCAAAGCGATCGCGTCGGCGACGTAGCCATCCAGCGCGCGTATGCCAACTGGTCCGACGGACGCCTGCGGAAGCTGCAAACTGAAATCGTCAGCCTCGGAATCGATCCGATTCAAATCTTTGGCTTCGGTCGCGGTCCGTCTAAGAACGCTGCCGATATTCAGCTGGCGATCGATGCCATGGAGATTGCGTTTTCCCGGCCATCGGTGACCGTGTTTGTCATAGTCTCCGGCGACGGTGCTTTCGCGTCTTTGGCCAAAAAGCTGCACGAGCTTGGCAAAACGGCGATCGCCTGTGCCTATGAAACCCAGAAAAGCCGCGTGCTCGAATCGGTCTGCGATGCCTTTATCCCGCTCTCCGATCCCGAAGATGTGCTGGTAACGCGCTCCTACACCTCTCAACCCCTAAGCCCCGAAGCAATTGCCGCTCGGGCTGCCCTCGTCGATCAAATTCGCGCGGCGCTGCCGCACCTTAGTAACGACGTGCGGCTGAAACTTGGCGGGCTCGTGTTGCCGCAGGTCCGCCAATTCCTGGCTAGCGACATCGCCACCTTTGACGAACTTTACGAACGGTATCGCCAGCTTAATCCCGATGCCAAGCTCACCTCGCTGATTGCGTCTGCTTGTGAAGGGACAGAGTTCGATCTAGACCCGAGTCACCCCGCCAAACTCGTGTTGAGTGACGACTATGACAGCGACGACAGCCCGCGGACCGTTCACTCCGAAGAAAGCTACCGACAAATTCTGATGAGCGGCTACAAGCGCTACAAACTCGAAGCACCCGGCCGCGTGCGCGCGATCGCCTCAGCTCTGGCCGAGCATTCGATCCAGCACGAAGTGTTAGAAGAAGCAGCGCGCCGTTTGGCCCGCCACCTCTCGAATGGCGAACTCGATATCGGCCTGCAAGCCATCCGCATGACACTGTTAGCATTTTTGTCGGCAGACTGCTTCGAAGTCGAACTGAAAACTGGCATGCCGCTGAGTTGGACGTGCACTCTCAAACCCAGTCTGCGCGATTGCGATCTGCTACTAGAGCAATTGCGAGCGGGCGTTCGCAGCCGCCTCAGCGAGGCGCTCCTAGAGTACGACGAAGAACCCGATATCAACCTCTTCAATGTGCTGCTGCCCTAG